From a single Mobula birostris isolate sMobBir1 chromosome 13, sMobBir1.hap1, whole genome shotgun sequence genomic region:
- the LOC140208530 gene encoding uncharacterized protein, whose protein sequence is MAHQRVHTVERPFTCSDCRKGFAQSSHLQSHQRVHTGERPFTCSDCGRGFTQSSNLKVHQRVHTGERPFTCSDCGKGFTLSSQLKVHQRVHTGERPFTCSDCGKGFTQSSHLQTHWSFHTGERPFTCPDCGKGFTRSSHLQSHQRVHTGEKPFTCSVCRKGFACSSNLKVHQRVHTGERPFTCSDCGKGFTQASHLLRHQSVYTGGRPFTCSDCGKGFSQASKLKVHQRVHTGERPFTCSDCGKGFTQASHLLTHRSFHTGERPFTCPDCGKGFTQSSHLQSHQRVHTGERPFTCSDCGKGFVRSSNLKVHQRFHTGERPFTCSDCGKGFTLSSQLKVHQRVHTGERPFTCLDCGKGFSQASQLLTHQSVHTGERPFTCSDCGKGFTRSSDLQRHQRIHTGERPFTCTDCGKGFTCSSSLKVHQRVHTGEKPFTCSECGKGFTESSKLLAHQTVHTGERPFICSDCGRGFTQSSNLLRHQRVHTG, encoded by the coding sequence atggctcaccagcgagttcacactgtggagaggccgttcacctgctcagactgtaggaagggattcgctcagtcatctcatctacagagtcaccaacgtgttcacactggagagaggccgttcacctgctcagactgtgggaggggatttACCCAGTCATCCAATCTGAAagttcatcagcgagttcacactggggagaggccgttcacctgctcagactgtgggaagggattcactctgtcatcccaactgaaagtacatcagagggttcacactggagagaggccgttcacctgctcggactgtgggaagggattcactcagtcatctcacctaCAGACACACTGGTcatttcacactggagagaggccatttacctgcccagactgtgggaagggattcactcggtcatctcacctacagagtcaccaacgagttcatactggggagaagccgttcacctgctcagtctgtaggaAGGGATTCGCTTGTTCATccaatctgaaggtacatcagagggttcacactggggagaggccattcacctgctcagactgtgggaagggattcactcaggcatctcacctactgagacaccaatCAGTTTACACTGGggggaggccattcacctgctcagactgtgggaagggattctctcagGCATCCaagctgaaggtacatcagagagttcacaccggagaaaggccattcacctgctcagactgtgggaagggattcactcaggcatctcacctactgacacaccggtcatttcacactggggagaggccattcacctgcccagactgtgggaagggattcactcagtcatcccatctacagagtcaccaacgagttcacactggggagaggccgttcacctgctcagactgcgggaagggattcgttCGCTCATccaatctgaaggtacatcagcgatttcacactggggagaggccgttcacctgctcagactgtgggaagggattcactctgtcatcccaattgaaggtacatcagagggttcacactggagagagaccattcacctgcttggactgtgggaagggattctctcagGCATCTcaactactgacacaccagtcagttcacacgggggagaggccgttcacctgctcagactgtgggaagggattcactcggtcatctgacctacagagacaccagcgaattcacaccggggagaggccattcacctgcacagactgtgggaagggattcacttgctcatccagtctgaaggtacatcagcgagttcacactggggagaagccgttcacctgctcggaatgtgggaagggattcacagagTCATccaaactactggcacaccagacagttcacactggggagaggccattcatctgctcagactgtgggaggggattcactcagtcatctaatctactgagacaccagcgagttcacactgggtag